A portion of the Cryptomeria japonica chromosome 5, Sugi_1.0, whole genome shotgun sequence genome contains these proteins:
- the LOC131036802 gene encoding tuliposide A-converting enzyme 1, chloroplastic — protein sequence MGSEARVDFFPLFRILKDGSVQRCMGTETVPPESGGVPVASQDITLDATKGVYVRLYIPTGAEGEKLPVVVYTHGGGFSIESAASPTYHNYLNLLAKEAKVICVSVDYRRVPEHRLPIPYDDCFSVLEWLDSDTLHPSIATKADLGRCFIAGDSAGGNIVHRLGFMATEKSWRRLCIEGAVLIHPFFDGEDKIHELGPELQAMVEFGDGLWKLSLPDGADKDHPFSNPIGPRSPPLSSLVYRRLLVVVAGKDMLKYRGKLYYEALKKAGKEAELIIAEEEEHVFHLKDLQCPNAVLMMKCISDFIASTPAIPS from the coding sequence ATGGGTTCAGAAGCGAGAGTAGATTTCTTTCCTTTATTCCGAATCCTCAAGGATGGAAGCGTCCAACGCTGCATGGGCACGGAGACTGTGCCCCCTGAGAGCGGCGGAGTGCCCGTGGCCTCCCAAGACATCACACTGGACGCAACCAAGGGCGTTTATGTCCGGCTGTATATTCCAACCGGAGCCGAAGGCGAAAAGCTACCGGTGGTGGTCTACACCCACGGCGGGGGCTTTTCCATTGAATCGGCCGCTTCCCCCACATACCACAACTATCTCAATCTCCTGGCCAAAGAGGCCAAAGTTATCTGCGTGTCGGTGGACTACAGGCGGGTGCCAGAGCACCGTCTCCCTATACCCTACGACGACTGCTTCAGTGTTCTCGAGTGGCTCGACTCGGACACCCTTCATCCTTCAATCGCTACCAAAGCAGATCTGGGCAGGTGTTTCATTGCTGGCGACAGTGCGGGGGGCAATATTGTGCACCGATTGGGGTTTATGGCCACTGAGAAAAGCTGGAGGCGCTTGTGTATCGAGGGCGCGGTGTTAATTCATCCCTTCTTTGACGGGGAAGATAAGATCCATGAATTAGGACCCGAATTACAAGCCATGGTTGAGTTTGGAGATGGGCTGTGGAAGTTGTCGTTGCCCGATGGGGCAGATAAAGACCACCCTTTCAGTAACCCCATTGGTCCACGCTCTCCTCCTCTGTCTTCGCTTGTTTACAGGCGTCTGCTGGTTGTGGTCGCGGGCAAGGATATGTTGAAGTACAGGGGGAAATTGTACTACGAAGCGCTGAAGAAGGCAGGAAAAGAGGCGGAACTTATTATCGCTGAGGAGGAAGAGCATGTGTTTCATCTCAAAGACCTTCAGTGCCCCAATGCTGTGTTGATGATGAAGTGCATTTCTGACTTCATTGCTTCTACTCCTGCTATCCCTTCTTAA